The following proteins are co-located in the Agromyces laixinhei genome:
- a CDS encoding DNA gyrase/topoisomerase IV subunit A: protein MTRAKNQPAEDPIVERIEDVDVANEMQGSFLEYAYSVIYSRALPDARDGLKPVQRRILYQMTEMGLRPDRGHVKSARVVGEVMGKLHPHGDTAIYDTLVRMAQAFTLRVPLIDGHGNFGSLDDGPAASRYTEARLASPALAMTDGLDENVVDFVPNYDNQLTQPEVLPAAYPNLLVNGASGIAVGMATNMAPHNLIEVIGAARHLIAHPNATLDELMEFVPGPDLPTGGTIVGLSGIRDAYATGRGSFKTRAKVSVESITARKTGLVVTELPYLVGPEKVIEKIKDGVNAKKINGISDVTDLTDRTNGLRLVIGIKTGFSPDAVLEQLFRLTPLEDSFNINNVALVDGGPQTLGLRELLQVYVGHRISVVTRRSEYRLARRRERLHLVDGLLIAILDIDEVIQLIRSSDDTAAARARLIEVFDLSAVQADYILELQLRRLTKFSRIELEAERDRLRAEIAELEALLASRNRIETLVSDELAEISERFGTPRRTLLTDARPSIAGAAARRAAAVLEVADVPCRVFLSATGRIARVDLPVGDDAAPVITVPARRSKHDAIRSTLDTTSRAEIGAVTSLGRLIRFTPVDLPMLPPTSVQLGAGVKIDDYLTLPNRDEKVLAIVSLDADRSIALGTKQGVVKRVATGAYPNRPEFEVIGLKAGDEVVGAVQGDEGDELVFVASDAQLLRFSAAAVRPQGCAAGGMAGINLGGGAHVIHFTSVAPADSAETVVVTIAATTDTLLGTDPGSAKVSEFAEFPAKGRATGGVRSQRLLKGEDALHLAWVGRSPGLAVGPDGSARELPDSGAKRDGSGQPLGSVVGAIGRRIG from the coding sequence ATGACCCGAGCAAAGAACCAGCCCGCCGAAGACCCGATCGTCGAGCGCATCGAAGACGTCGACGTCGCCAACGAGATGCAGGGCTCGTTCCTCGAGTACGCGTACTCCGTCATCTATTCGCGAGCGCTGCCCGATGCCCGTGACGGTCTGAAGCCGGTGCAACGACGCATCCTCTACCAGATGACCGAGATGGGGCTGCGGCCCGATCGCGGCCACGTGAAGTCGGCGCGCGTCGTCGGCGAGGTCATGGGAAAGCTGCACCCGCACGGCGACACCGCGATCTACGACACCCTCGTGCGCATGGCGCAGGCCTTCACGCTGCGCGTGCCGCTCATCGACGGGCACGGCAACTTCGGCTCGCTCGACGACGGCCCCGCGGCATCGCGCTACACCGAGGCTCGGCTCGCCTCCCCGGCGCTCGCGATGACCGATGGACTCGACGAGAACGTCGTCGACTTCGTGCCGAACTACGACAACCAGCTCACCCAGCCCGAGGTGCTGCCTGCGGCCTATCCGAACCTGCTGGTCAACGGCGCGAGCGGCATCGCGGTCGGCATGGCGACCAACATGGCACCGCACAACCTCATCGAGGTCATCGGCGCTGCACGGCACCTGATCGCGCACCCGAATGCCACACTCGACGAGCTCATGGAGTTCGTGCCGGGCCCCGACCTGCCCACGGGCGGCACGATCGTGGGCCTGTCGGGCATCAGGGATGCGTATGCCACCGGCCGGGGCAGCTTCAAGACGCGCGCCAAGGTGAGCGTCGAGTCGATCACGGCACGCAAGACGGGCCTCGTCGTCACGGAGTTGCCATACCTCGTGGGCCCCGAGAAGGTCATCGAGAAGATCAAAGACGGTGTCAACGCCAAGAAGATCAACGGCATCTCCGACGTCACCGACCTCACCGACCGCACGAACGGGCTGCGACTCGTCATCGGCATCAAGACGGGTTTCAGTCCCGACGCCGTGCTCGAACAGCTCTTTCGGCTCACGCCGCTCGAAGACTCCTTCAACATCAACAACGTCGCCCTCGTCGACGGCGGGCCCCAGACGCTCGGACTGCGAGAGCTGCTCCAGGTCTACGTGGGCCACCGCATCTCGGTGGTCACGCGGCGCTCCGAGTACCGGCTGGCCCGCCGCCGCGAGCGTCTGCATCTCGTCGACGGCCTCCTCATCGCGATCCTCGACATCGACGAGGTCATCCAGCTGATCCGCTCGAGCGACGACACCGCTGCCGCTCGTGCGCGCCTGATCGAGGTCTTCGACCTCAGCGCGGTGCAGGCCGACTACATCCTCGAACTGCAGCTGCGGCGCCTCACGAAGTTCTCGCGCATCGAACTCGAGGCCGAACGAGACAGACTGCGTGCCGAGATCGCCGAGCTCGAGGCGTTGCTCGCGAGCCGGAACCGCATCGAGACCCTGGTCTCCGATGAACTCGCCGAGATCTCGGAGCGCTTCGGCACCCCGCGCCGCACGCTGCTGACCGATGCGCGACCGAGCATCGCCGGGGCCGCAGCCAGGCGTGCCGCCGCCGTGCTCGAGGTCGCAGACGTTCCGTGCCGGGTCTTCCTCTCGGCCACGGGGCGTATCGCCCGGGTCGACCTCCCCGTCGGCGACGACGCCGCCCCCGTCATCACCGTTCCGGCCCGTCGCAGCAAGCACGATGCCATCCGCTCGACGCTCGACACGACGAGCCGGGCAGAGATCGGCGCAGTCACGAGCCTCGGCCGACTCATCCGTTTCACTCCAGTCGACCTGCCGATGCTGCCGCCGACCTCGGTGCAGCTCGGCGCGGGGGTCAAGATCGACGACTACCTCACGCTGCCGAACCGCGACGAGAAGGTGCTCGCGATCGTCTCGCTCGATGCCGATCGTTCGATCGCACTCGGCACGAAGCAGGGTGTCGTCAAGCGGGTCGCCACCGGCGCCTACCCGAACCGGCCGGAGTTCGAGGTGATCGGCCTGAAGGCGGGCGACGAGGTCGTCGGCGCGGTGCAGGGCGACGAGGGCGACGAGCTCGTCTTCGTGGCATCCGACGCCCAACTGCTCAGGTTCTCAGCTGCTGCGGTGCGGCCGCAGGGCTGCGCGGCCGGCGGCATGGCAGGCATCAACCTCGGCGGCGGCGCGCACGTCATCCACTTCACGAGTGTCGCACCGGCCGATTCCGCCGAGACGGTCGTGGTCACGATCGCCGCGACGACCGACACCCTGCTCGGCACCGACCCCGGCAGTGCGAAGGTCAGCGAGTTCGCCGAGTTTCCCGCGAAGGGCCGCGCGACCGGTGGGGTGCGCTCACAGCGCCTCCTGAAGGGCGAGGATGCGCTGCACCTCGCGTGGGTCGGCCGCTCCCCCGGGCTGGCGGTCGGGCCGGATGGATCAGCGCGCGAACTGCCCGACAGCGGTGCGAAGCGCGACGGTTCCGGGCAGCCGCTCGGTTCGGTGGTCGGCGCGATCGGCCGCCGGATCGGCTGA
- a CDS encoding type 1 glutamine amidotransferase, with the protein MTLTIVSMLPMLQNTNGDAENARVLASRARWAGLDATVVEVESAAQLPHRVDAVVLGSGSDASLDESRTRLLSMHDEFRRWGTEGVPILSIGTGWELLSWGVELANGRSVEGLGILPGRAVPRASRVTGDLVVKSPRFGMLVGFENHARDYIGAEASPLGRTRAGSGNGRDSGQEGAVMGDVYGTHLHGPVLAKNPEFADRLLETIASRAGLAYAPGDRARTVDEYAAAARATQLAAAGVAVSGR; encoded by the coding sequence ATGACCCTCACGATCGTCTCGATGCTCCCGATGCTCCAGAACACGAACGGCGACGCTGAGAACGCCCGGGTGCTCGCATCGAGGGCCCGGTGGGCCGGGCTCGACGCGACGGTCGTCGAGGTCGAGTCGGCCGCACAACTCCCGCACCGTGTCGATGCGGTCGTCCTCGGTTCGGGCAGCGACGCCTCGCTCGACGAGAGTCGAACGCGGCTTCTCTCGATGCACGACGAGTTCCGCCGGTGGGGCACCGAGGGCGTGCCGATCCTCTCGATCGGCACCGGCTGGGAGCTGCTGAGCTGGGGCGTCGAACTCGCGAACGGGCGGAGCGTCGAAGGTCTCGGCATCCTTCCGGGCCGTGCGGTACCTCGCGCGAGCCGGGTGACCGGTGACCTCGTCGTGAAGAGCCCTCGCTTCGGCATGCTCGTCGGATTCGAGAACCACGCCCGCGACTACATCGGGGCAGAAGCATCCCCGCTCGGTCGCACCCGTGCCGGAAGCGGCAACGGACGCGATTCCGGCCAGGAGGGCGCCGTGATGGGCGACGTCTACGGTACTCACCTGCACGGTCCGGTGCTCGCGAAGAACCCCGAGTTCGCAGACCGACTGCTCGAGACCATCGCCTCGCGTGCCGGGCTCGCCTACGCGCCGGGTGATCGGGCGCGCACCGTCGACGAGTACGCGGCGGCGGCACGTGCCACGCAGCTCGCGGCGGCCGGTGTCGCCGTTTCCGGACGCTGA
- a CDS encoding FAD-binding oxidoreductase: MSTKLQAQVSGRVLEPDHDEYDAARSVWNAMVDRRPRFIVQCTGTADVVAAIRFATEHDLEIGVRCGGHGIVGHAVPHDGLMIDLRSMGKVDIDPERRRARVQGGALLGSLDVAAQQHGLATTAGNVSHTGVGGLTLGGGMGWLARQHGLACDNVVAFEVVTAAGEVLIASAESNSDLYWGLRGGGGNFGVVTEFEFVLHPEPGFAISAELHYPAGGAREAMRRWRDLSPDAPRQSTLTAIIGPDTVSLGLVWVGDPALGAAYIDEVDQSISAAAEPVMRDVAELSYLDLQTRNDDLEGHAWRRYWKGHFFTELGDEAIDAVLARDGDDAPNVEIQAYGGAIADIGEQETAFSHRDTAFELVAASKWTDQSEDDLRIATARAYAAPLARFASGAYVNSLSDEGEQGLRRAYSDAQLARLIAVKDVYDPANVFHLNQNIRPGSG, translated from the coding sequence ATGTCGACGAAGCTGCAGGCACAGGTCAGCGGGCGGGTGCTCGAGCCCGACCACGACGAATACGATGCGGCGCGATCGGTCTGGAATGCGATGGTCGACCGGCGCCCGCGGTTCATCGTGCAGTGCACCGGGACGGCCGACGTCGTCGCAGCGATCCGTTTCGCAACCGAGCACGACCTCGAGATCGGGGTCCGCTGCGGAGGGCATGGCATCGTCGGCCATGCGGTGCCTCATGACGGCCTCATGATCGACCTCCGGTCGATGGGCAAGGTCGACATCGACCCGGAACGCCGCCGGGCGCGCGTGCAGGGCGGGGCCCTGCTCGGCAGCCTCGACGTGGCGGCACAGCAGCACGGGCTGGCGACGACCGCGGGAAACGTGTCGCACACCGGGGTCGGCGGGTTGACGCTCGGTGGCGGCATGGGGTGGCTCGCCCGGCAGCACGGGCTCGCCTGTGACAACGTGGTCGCGTTCGAGGTGGTCACTGCCGCTGGTGAGGTGTTGATCGCGAGCGCCGAGTCGAACAGCGACCTCTACTGGGGTCTGCGCGGTGGCGGTGGCAATTTCGGGGTCGTCACGGAGTTCGAGTTCGTGTTGCATCCTGAACCCGGGTTCGCGATCTCGGCCGAACTGCACTATCCGGCGGGTGGCGCCCGTGAGGCGATGCGACGGTGGCGGGATCTCAGCCCCGACGCCCCACGTCAGTCGACGCTGACGGCGATCATCGGACCCGACACCGTGTCGCTCGGGCTCGTCTGGGTCGGGGACCCCGCGCTCGGAGCCGCCTACATCGACGAGGTCGACCAATCGATCTCTGCAGCCGCCGAACCGGTCATGCGAGACGTCGCCGAACTCTCCTACCTCGATCTGCAGACGCGCAATGACGATCTCGAGGGGCACGCCTGGCGTCGCTACTGGAAGGGCCACTTCTTCACCGAGCTCGGTGATGAGGCCATCGACGCCGTGCTCGCCCGTGACGGTGACGATGCTCCGAACGTCGAGATCCAAGCCTACGGCGGTGCCATCGCGGACATCGGTGAGCAAGAGACGGCCTTCTCTCACCGGGACACCGCATTCGAACTCGTCGCCGCGTCGAAGTGGACCGATCAGTCAGAGGATGATCTCCGCATCGCCACGGCACGGGCGTACGCCGCCCCGCTGGCGCGGTTTGCGAGCGGCGCCTACGTCAATTCGCTCTCCGATGAGGGAGAGCAAGGACTCAGACGCGCGTATTCAGACGCCCAGCTCGCCCGGCTGATCGCGGTGAAAGACGTCTACGACCCCGCGAACGTCTTCCATCTGAACCAGAACATCCGGCCGGGTTCGGGCTGA
- a CDS encoding DNA gyrase/topoisomerase IV subunit B: protein MSSDYSARHLSVLEGLEAVRKRPGMYIGSTDSRGLMHCLWEIIDNSVDESLAGHGNEIGITLHPDGSVEVRDRARGIPVDIEPKTGLSGVEVVFTKLHAGGKFGSGSYAASGGLHGVGASVVNALSERLDVEVDRGGKTWAMSFHRGEPGIFADSGAPSPDAPFTPFERQSELRVIGKVAKGVTGTRIRYWADRQIFTKGAEFQTDDLLGRARQTAFLVPGLAIDVTDERGEAPHTTSFQFDGGISEFVEHLATDAPLTDVWRLTGTGQFTETVPVLTEGGAMVPTELKRECIVDIAVRWGTGYETVIRSFVNIIATPKGGTHQAGFDQGLLKFLRQQVEQNARRLKAGSDKVEKDDVLAGLTAVVTVRLPEPQFEGQTKEVLGTPAARAIVSSVLTKELGARFSSTKRDDKTQSSQLLEKVVAEMKSRISARAHKETQRRKNALESSSLPAKLVDCRSSDVAHSELFIVEGDSALGTAKLARDSEHQALLPIRGKILNVQKASVADMLANAECASIIQVIGAGSGRSFDLATARYGKVILMADADVDGAHIRTLLLTLFFRYMRPMIESGRVFAAVPPLHRVVVMNPGSKPNETIYTYSEAELTGVLTALDRQKKRYQDPIQRYKGLGEMDADQLATTTMDRRQRTLRRVGIGDAENAGRVFELLMGSEVAPRKEFIIESSDTLERDRIDA, encoded by the coding sequence GTGAGCTCCGACTATTCCGCCCGCCATCTCTCCGTTCTCGAGGGCCTCGAGGCCGTGCGCAAGCGGCCCGGCATGTACATCGGTTCGACCGACTCCCGCGGCCTCATGCACTGCCTCTGGGAGATCATCGACAACTCGGTCGACGAGTCACTCGCCGGCCACGGCAACGAGATCGGCATCACGCTGCATCCCGACGGCAGCGTCGAGGTGCGCGACCGCGCACGCGGCATCCCGGTCGACATCGAGCCGAAGACCGGACTCTCCGGTGTCGAGGTCGTGTTCACGAAACTGCACGCGGGCGGCAAGTTCGGCTCGGGGTCCTACGCGGCCTCCGGTGGCCTGCACGGCGTCGGCGCCTCGGTCGTCAACGCGCTCTCAGAGCGGCTCGACGTCGAAGTCGATCGTGGCGGCAAGACCTGGGCCATGTCGTTCCATCGCGGCGAGCCGGGCATCTTCGCCGATTCCGGTGCACCGTCGCCCGATGCCCCGTTCACGCCGTTCGAGCGGCAGAGCGAGCTGCGGGTGATCGGCAAGGTGGCCAAGGGCGTCACCGGCACGCGCATCCGCTACTGGGCCGACCGCCAGATCTTCACGAAGGGCGCCGAGTTCCAGACCGACGATCTCCTCGGTCGTGCCCGGCAGACGGCGTTCCTCGTGCCCGGGCTCGCGATCGACGTGACCGACGAGCGCGGCGAGGCGCCGCACACGACGTCGTTCCAGTTCGACGGCGGCATCTCCGAGTTCGTCGAGCATCTCGCGACGGATGCACCGCTCACCGACGTGTGGCGACTGACCGGCACGGGTCAATTCACGGAGACCGTTCCCGTGCTCACCGAGGGCGGAGCCATGGTACCGACCGAGTTGAAGCGCGAATGCATCGTCGACATCGCCGTGCGTTGGGGCACCGGGTACGAAACCGTCATCCGTTCGTTCGTGAACATCATCGCGACGCCGAAGGGCGGTACGCACCAGGCCGGTTTCGATCAGGGGCTCCTGAAGTTCCTGCGCCAGCAGGTCGAGCAGAATGCACGGCGCCTGAAGGCGGGCAGCGACAAGGTCGAGAAAGACGACGTGCTCGCCGGGCTCACCGCCGTCGTGACGGTGCGTCTGCCCGAACCGCAATTCGAGGGCCAGACGAAAGAGGTGCTCGGCACTCCCGCTGCACGCGCCATCGTCTCGAGTGTGCTGACGAAGGAGCTCGGCGCCCGGTTCTCCTCCACGAAGCGCGACGACAAGACGCAGTCGTCGCAGCTGCTCGAGAAGGTCGTCGCCGAGATGAAGTCGCGCATCTCGGCGCGGGCGCACAAAGAGACGCAACGGCGCAAGAACGCGCTCGAGAGCTCTTCGCTGCCGGCGAAGCTCGTCGACTGCCGCTCCAGCGACGTCGCGCACAGCGAACTCTTCATCGTCGAGGGCGACTCGGCTCTCGGCACTGCCAAGCTCGCCCGTGACAGCGAGCACCAAGCCCTCCTACCGATCCGCGGCAAGATTCTCAACGTGCAGAAGGCGAGCGTCGCCGACATGCTCGCGAACGCCGAGTGCGCTTCGATCATCCAGGTGATCGGCGCCGGCTCGGGCCGGAGCTTCGACCTCGCGACGGCCCGGTACGGCAAGGTCATCCTCATGGCCGACGCCGACGTCGACGGTGCGCACATCCGCACGCTGCTGCTCACGCTCTTCTTCCGGTACATGCGGCCGATGATCGAGAGCGGCCGGGTGTTCGCGGCGGTGCCGCCGTTGCATCGCGTCGTGGTGATGAACCCGGGTTCGAAGCCGAACGAAACGATCTACACGTACTCCGAGGCCGAGCTCACGGGCGTGCTCACGGCGCTCGATCGGCAGAAGAAGCGGTACCAGGATCCGATCCAGCGGTACAAGGGCCTCGGAGAGATGGACGCCGACCAGCTCGCGACGACGACGATGGATCGCAGGCAGCGCACGCTTCGTCGTGTCGGCATCGGCGACGCCGAGAACGCCGGGCGCGTGTTCGAACTGCTCATGGGCAGCGAGGTGGCGCCCCGCAAGGAGTTCATCATCGAGAGCTCCGACACGCTGGAGCGCGACCGCATCGACGCCTGA
- a CDS encoding DUF7455 domain-containing protein gives MTQYTETTGAVDELETPYELTALDRCDACGAQAYIRVVVANGELLFCAHHGRKHQEKLSQIAHSWHDESSRLLADDRN, from the coding sequence ATGACCCAGTACACCGAGACCACCGGTGCGGTCGATGAACTCGAGACCCCTTACGAGCTCACTGCGCTCGACCGTTGTGACGCGTGCGGCGCGCAGGCCTACATCCGCGTCGTCGTCGCGAACGGAGAACTGCTGTTCTGCGCCCATCACGGCCGCAAGCACCAGGAGAAGCTCTCGCAGATCGCACACAGCTGGCACGACGAGTCGAGCCGGTTGCTCGCCGACGACCGCAACTGA
- a CDS encoding alkaline phosphatase family protein, which translates to MPAMLPVPDSAAPRLAGVLGSSMSAVRGIPNELGLPSATAVVVVLIDGLGAANIRARAGHARFLASRMAKRDVIRTVFPSTTAAAIATFTTGRSPGEHGLVGYRVLDAANDRLVNQLNGWDAGMRPETWQRVPTLFETMRDAGIPSYAIGAARYSDSGFTHAVLRGAEYRPAASVADRFAEADRILATGERAVIYLYAPELDQAAHAHGWESDTWLGRLESLDGELAAFERRMPRGVGLLVTADHGVIDVPAHRHVFLDDRPELLERVRHVGGEPRCIALYAEPGLEASARIALAERWREVEGHRSWVLSRDEAIRSGLYGEVAGDVRDRIGDVIIAARAGIAYYDRREPGRQAEAMIGQHGSLSDEETRVPLIRGGVFGRD; encoded by the coding sequence ATGCCTGCCATGTTACCGGTGCCCGACAGCGCCGCGCCGCGCCTTGCCGGGGTGCTCGGCAGTTCGATGTCGGCCGTCCGGGGCATCCCGAACGAACTGGGTCTGCCGTCGGCGACTGCCGTCGTCGTCGTGCTCATCGACGGGCTCGGCGCCGCGAACATCCGGGCGCGGGCCGGGCACGCCAGGTTCCTCGCCTCGCGCATGGCGAAGCGCGATGTGATCCGCACGGTGTTCCCATCGACGACGGCGGCCGCGATCGCGACGTTCACCACGGGGCGATCTCCCGGCGAGCACGGACTCGTGGGCTACCGCGTGCTCGATGCCGCGAACGACCGTCTCGTGAACCAGCTGAACGGATGGGACGCCGGCATGCGCCCCGAGACGTGGCAGCGCGTGCCGACGCTCTTCGAGACGATGCGAGATGCCGGCATCCCGAGCTACGCCATCGGCGCCGCCCGGTACTCCGATTCGGGGTTCACGCACGCGGTGCTCCGCGGTGCGGAGTACCGGCCGGCAGCGTCGGTCGCCGACCGCTTCGCCGAGGCCGACCGCATCCTCGCCACCGGTGAACGCGCCGTCATCTACCTCTATGCGCCCGAGCTCGACCAGGCGGCGCACGCGCACGGATGGGAGTCCGACACCTGGCTCGGCCGGCTGGAGTCGCTCGACGGCGAACTGGCGGCATTCGAGCGGCGGATGCCTCGTGGCGTCGGCCTCCTCGTGACGGCCGACCACGGCGTCATCGACGTGCCGGCTCATCGCCACGTGTTCCTCGACGACCGGCCCGAACTGCTCGAGCGGGTGCGTCATGTCGGGGGAGAGCCGCGATGCATCGCGCTCTACGCCGAACCCGGGCTCGAGGCATCCGCTCGCATCGCACTCGCCGAACGCTGGCGCGAAGTCGAGGGGCACCGCTCGTGGGTGCTCAGCCGTGACGAGGCGATCCGGTCCGGACTCTACGGCGAGGTCGCAGGCGACGTGCGTGACCGTATCGGCGACGTCATCATCGCGGCGCGTGCCGGCATCGCCTACTACGACCGCAGGGAGCCGGGTCGCCAGGCCGAGGCCATGATCGGTCAACACGGCTCCCTCAGCGACGAGGAGACGCGCGTGCCGCTCATCCGCGGGGGAGTCTTCGGCCGCGACTGA
- a CDS encoding DUF3043 domain-containing protein, producing MAKNPNNIEEPSAESLEETQARLKAGKGVPTPSRAEQEAARKRPLVPDDRKAAAKQARAKAAESRERARIGMAVGDERYLPARDRGPQKKYVRDYVDARFSIGEILIPVMFAVILLTFVPSAEVQSIGILSLWAFFLVAVIDVVVLGFILNKKLAAKFGADKVERVRWYAAMRALQLRPLRLPKPQVKRGRYPA from the coding sequence GTGGCCAAGAACCCGAACAACATCGAAGAACCGAGTGCCGAGTCGCTCGAAGAGACCCAGGCCCGCCTGAAGGCCGGCAAGGGAGTGCCAACGCCGAGCCGGGCGGAACAGGAGGCGGCGCGCAAACGGCCCCTCGTGCCCGACGACCGCAAGGCAGCGGCGAAGCAGGCCCGTGCCAAGGCCGCCGAGTCGCGCGAGCGCGCCCGCATCGGCATGGCCGTCGGCGATGAGCGCTACCTGCCGGCCCGCGACCGCGGCCCGCAGAAGAAGTACGTGCGCGACTACGTCGATGCGCGGTTCAGCATCGGCGAGATCCTCATTCCCGTGATGTTCGCGGTGATCCTGCTGACCTTCGTGCCGAGCGCGGAGGTGCAGTCGATCGGCATCCTCTCGCTCTGGGCGTTCTTCCTGGTCGCGGTCATCGACGTCGTCGTGCTCGGCTTCATCCTCAACAAGAAGCTCGCCGCGAAGTTCGGTGCCGACAAGGTCGAGCGCGTTCGCTGGTACGCGGCGATGCGCGCGCTTCAACTCCGCCCGCTTCGCCTGCCGAAGCCGCAGGTCAAGCGCGGACGCTACCCTGCATGA
- the erpA gene encoding iron-sulfur cluster insertion protein ErpA: MSDTITETAHGVKLSDPAADKVRSLLEQEGRDDLRLRVAVQPGGCSGLIYQLYFDERLLDGDAVVDYEGVEVVVDKMSVPYLDGASIDFEDTIQKQGFTIDNPSAQGSCACGDSFH, encoded by the coding sequence ATGAGCGACACGATCACCGAGACCGCGCACGGCGTGAAGCTGAGCGACCCCGCCGCCGACAAGGTGCGCAGCCTTCTCGAGCAGGAGGGCCGCGATGACCTGCGCCTCCGCGTCGCGGTGCAGCCGGGCGGTTGCTCGGGCCTCATCTACCAGCTCTACTTCGACGAGCGTCTGCTCGACGGCGACGCCGTCGTCGACTACGAGGGTGTCGAGGTGGTCGTCGACAAGATGAGCGTGCCGTACCTCGACGGAGCCTCCATCGACTTCGAGGACACCATTCAGAAGCAGGGCTTCACGATCGACAACCCGAGCGCACAGGGCAGTTGCGCGTGCGGTGACTCGTTCCACTGA
- a CDS encoding dipeptidase yields the protein MTESHPAAGGTSDHTSTSDALRGAVEAAFPATIADLTRLVKIPSVSWAAFDDAPVEASAEAVAELVRGLGVFELVEIRRAAIGDGADAPFGKPAVVARRAARNGRPTVLLYAHHDVQPPGADEDWDSAPFEPTLRGDRLYGRGAADDKAGVMAHVGAIRALTEVLGTDFDLGIALFIEGEEEAGSLSFANFLHENRELLEADAIVVADSGNWDTETPALTVALRGAVAFRLRVSTLAHASHSGMFGGAVPDAMLAAIRLLATLHDVDGSVAVAGLTSADLETPPYDEAQLRAETGLLDGVSPIGRGEILSRIWAQPAITVTGIDAPSVANASNTLVPSVAVRVSARVAPGQRDVDALEAIRTHLERHAPFGAKLEFDAVELGNPFLVDTSGWAVAESNAAMAEGWGREPVEIGVGGSIPFIAELVAEFPDAQILVTGVEDPDSRAHSPNESLHLGVFRRALLSEALFLARLDARSADS from the coding sequence ATGACCGAGTCTCATCCCGCCGCCGGCGGAACTTCCGACCACACCTCCACGAGCGACGCACTGCGCGGCGCCGTCGAGGCCGCCTTCCCCGCCACGATCGCCGATCTCACGCGGCTCGTGAAGATCCCGTCGGTCTCGTGGGCTGCGTTCGACGATGCGCCCGTCGAGGCGAGCGCAGAAGCGGTCGCCGAACTCGTTCGCGGGCTCGGCGTCTTCGAGCTCGTCGAGATCCGTCGCGCCGCGATCGGCGACGGCGCGGATGCCCCGTTCGGCAAGCCCGCCGTCGTCGCCCGTCGGGCCGCACGCAACGGGCGGCCCACGGTGCTCCTGTACGCGCACCACGACGTGCAGCCGCCGGGCGCGGATGAGGACTGGGATTCGGCGCCGTTCGAGCCGACGCTGCGCGGAGATCGCCTCTACGGGCGCGGTGCAGCCGACGACAAGGCCGGCGTGATGGCCCACGTCGGCGCGATCCGTGCGCTCACCGAGGTGCTCGGCACCGACTTCGATCTCGGCATCGCCCTCTTCATCGAAGGTGAGGAGGAAGCGGGCTCGCTCTCGTTCGCCAACTTCCTGCACGAGAACCGCGAGCTGCTCGAGGCCGATGCGATCGTCGTCGCGGACTCCGGCAACTGGGACACCGAGACGCCCGCGCTGACCGTCGCGCTTCGCGGTGCGGTTGCCTTCCGACTGCGGGTGTCGACGCTGGCACACGCCTCGCACTCCGGCATGTTCGGCGGCGCGGTGCCCGACGCGATGCTCGCGGCGATCCGGCTGCTCGCGACGTTGCACGACGTCGACGGGTCCGTCGCGGTGGCCGGGCTGACGTCGGCCGACCTCGAGACGCCGCCCTATGACGAGGCCCAGCTCCGCGCCGAGACCGGACTGCTCGACGGCGTCTCACCGATCGGCCGGGGCGAGATCCTCTCACGCATCTGGGCGCAGCCGGCGATCACGGTCACCGGCATCGACGCACCGTCGGTCGCCAACGCCTCGAACACCCTCGTGCCGAGCGTCGCGGTGCGGGTCAGCGCCAGGGTCGCCCCCGGGCAGCGCGACGTCGACGCGCTCGAGGCGATCCGCACCCATCTCGAACGGCACGCGCCATTCGGCGCGAAGCTCGAGTTCGATGCCGTCGAACTCGGCAACCCGTTCCTCGTCGACACCTCGGGCTGGGCGGTCGCCGAGTCGAACGCGGCGATGGCCGAAGGGTGGGGCAGAGAGCCCGTGGAGATCGGCGTCGGAGGGTCGATCCCGTTCATCGCCGAACTCGTCGCGGAGTTCCCCGACGCGCAGATCCTCGTGACGGGCGTCGAAGACCCCGATTCACGGGCGCACAGCCCCAACGAGTCACTGCACCTCGGCGTCTTCCGGCGGGCATTGCTGAGCGAAGCGCTCTTCCTCGCCCGACTCGACGCGCGGTCAGCAGATTCCTGA